A window from uncultured Desulfobacter sp. encodes these proteins:
- a CDS encoding serine hydrolase, whose protein sequence is MKNLTDKNFQKTLDCELAQNKIWQNLIRKKKMAVGLVDLSDVGHIMFARVNGSEMMYAASLPKIAVLLAAFHSFEYDGLEQTPRIMGDLALMIRKSNNQAATRVIEKITLKRIQEIMVMPQYEFYDQDHGGGLWVGKKYAKTDSRLPEPLKGLSHAATATQVCRFYYLLAMGQLINPERSRQMLEILVDPGVNHKFVNVLNKIVPDAKIFRKSGTWRTWHCDSVLVWGPEWRRYIAVALVEDKNGEMILRKLLPVLESVLKENAAKFTIPRLEQAAVDSSVPQNTN, encoded by the coding sequence TTGAAAAATTTGACTGATAAAAATTTTCAAAAAACGCTTGACTGTGAATTGGCACAGAATAAAATCTGGCAAAACCTGATCCGGAAAAAGAAAATGGCCGTGGGGTTGGTGGACCTGTCCGATGTGGGCCATATCATGTTTGCCCGGGTTAACGGCAGCGAAATGATGTATGCGGCAAGCTTACCCAAAATTGCCGTACTGCTCGCTGCGTTTCACAGCTTTGAGTATGACGGTCTTGAACAGACCCCCCGGATCATGGGCGACCTTGCCTTGATGATACGCAAATCCAATAATCAGGCCGCCACCCGGGTGATTGAAAAAATTACGCTCAAACGAATCCAAGAGATTATGGTGATGCCCCAGTACGAATTTTATGACCAGGATCACGGGGGCGGTCTTTGGGTCGGAAAAAAATATGCAAAAACCGACAGCAGGCTTCCCGAGCCCCTCAAGGGATTAAGCCATGCCGCCACCGCCACCCAGGTGTGCCGGTTTTATTACCTACTGGCCATGGGACAGCTGATCAACCCGGAACGCAGCCGGCAGATGCTTGAAATCCTGGTGGACCCGGGGGTAAACCATAAATTTGTTAATGTGTTGAATAAAATTGTCCCGGATGCAAAAATTTTCCGTAAATCCGGCACATGGAGAACCTGGCACTGTGATTCGGTATTGGTTTGGGGACCGGAATGGCGGCGTTATATTGCCGTGGCCCTTGTGGAGGACAAAAACGGAGAGATGATTTTAAGAAAATTGTTGCCGGTATTGGAATCTGTACTCAAAGAGAATGCCGCAAAATTTACGATCCCCCGGCTGGAACAGGCCGCCGTTGATTCATCAGTCCCCCAAAATACCAATTAA